One Magnolia sinica isolate HGM2019 unplaced genomic scaffold, MsV1 ctg349, whole genome shotgun sequence DNA window includes the following coding sequences:
- the LOC131236281 gene encoding protein ENHANCED PSEUDOMONAS SUSCEPTIBILITY 1-like encodes MSPVPAFSPTLISKSTVYPTQKSTLQNLRLSVSDLPMLSCQYIQKGVLLTRPSIPSDALISILRRGLSETLSHFPPLAGRLTTDPDGHIHISCNDAGVDFVHANAGNLTLFDVLYPVHVPDSVKGFFSFAFDGTVSYDGHFRPLLAVQVTELADGVFVGCAVNHAVTDGTSFWNFFNAFAEVCRGAKWISRLPDFSRNFFGESTAVLRFPDGAPTAIFSGNGPLQERIFHFSRESILELKSRANGRKQLGDNGVNMAEILGKESHDDPRISNGKITSVLQSLLRSSLWKHQDPQDRTAEISSFQALSAQLWRSITRARKLPAAADTTFRMAVNCRHRIEPRVEPLYFGNAIQSNPTVASVGEVLSRDLKWCADLLNKNIAAHGDAKVRRGVEDWERDPKCFPLGNFDGASITMGSSTRFPMYDNDFGWGPPMAVRSGRANKFDGKISAFPGREGGGSVELEVCLKPDTMRALEADTEFMQYVTRIA; translated from the coding sequence ATGTCTCCTGTCCCAGCTTTCTCTCCTACACTAATCTCCAAATCCACCGTCTATCCCACCCAAAAATCCACCCTCCAAAACCTCAGACTCTCAGTCTCAGACCTTCCTATGCTCTCCTGCCAATACATCCAGAAAGGCGTCTTACTCACCCGCCCTTCCATACCGTCGGACGCCCTTATCTCTATCCTCAGACGCGGCCTGTCCGAAACCCTCTCCCACTTCCCTCCCCTCGCCGGCCGTCTGACAACCGATCCCGACGGCCACATCCACATCTCCTGCAACGACGCTGGTGTCGACTTCGTCCACGCCAATGCCGGAAACCTGACACTCTTCGACGTCCTGTACCCTGTCCACGTGCCGGATTCCGTCAAGGGGTTTTTCTCCTTCGCGTTTGACGGCACCGTCAGTTATGACGGCCATTTCCGCCCGTTGCTCGCCGTCCAGGTGACGGAGCTGGCTGACGGCGTCTTCGTCGGCTGCGCCGTTAATCATGCTGTCACCGACGGGACGTCGTTCTGGAACTTCTTCAATGCGTTCGCCGAGGTCTGCAGGGGCGCGAAGTGGATCTCGAGGCTGCCGGATTTCAGCCGGAACTTCTTCGGCGAGTCGACGGCGGTGTTGAGGTTCCCGGACGGAGCCCCGACAGCGATATTCTCCGGCAACGGACCGTTGCAGGAGCGGATCTTCCATTTCAGCAGGGAATCCATCCTCGAGCTGAAGTCGCGAGCTAACGGACGTAAACAGCTGGGAGATAACGGCGTCAACATGGCGGAGATTCTGGGAAAGGAAAGCCACGACGATCCCCGGATCAGTAACGGAAAGATAACGTCCGTCTTGCAGAGCCTTCTACGAAGCAGCCTCTGGAAACATCAAGATCCGCAGGATCGAACGGCAGAGATCTCGTCTTTCCAAGCGCTCTCCGCGCAGCTGTGGCGATCCATCACGCGCGCGAGGAAGCTACCTGCAGCTGCCGATACCACGTTCCGGATGGCGGTGAACTGTCGCCACAGGATCGAGCCACGTGTTGAGCCGCTGTACTTCGGGAACGCGATCCAGAGCAACCCGACTGTCGCTTCTGTAGGGGAAGTCCTGTCTCGGGACTTGAAGTGGTGCGCGGACCTTTTAAATAAGAACATTGCGGCGCACGGGGACGCTAAGGTGCGCCGGGGGGTGGAGGATTGGGAGAGAGACCCGAAATGCTTCCCGCTGGGAAACTTCGACGGGGCGTCCATCACGATGGGGAGCTCGACCCGATTTCCAATGTACGATAACGAtttcgggtggggcccacccatggcgGTACGTAGCGGTCGGGCGAATAAGTTCGATGGGAAGATATCGGCGTTTCCGGGTCGGGAAGGAGGTGGGAGCGTGGAGCTGGAGGTGTGCTTGAAGCCCGATACGATGCGCGCGCTCGAGGCCGATACAGAGTTCATGCAGTACGTTACGAGGATAGCGTAA